The sequence below is a genomic window from Rickettsia prowazekii str. Breinl.
TATAGGCCCTCTGATTTTACTTGAACGCTGTAATACAGCTAAATATTCAATAATACGTTCTTTAACTTTTTCAAGACCAAAATGGTCACGATTTAAAATTTTTTCCGCTTGATTAATATCTATTTTGCTATTATCATACTTACCCCAAGGCAAACTAAGTAATGTCTCAAGATAATTGCGAGTTACTCCTGATTCCGCTGACATTTGATTCATAGCACGAAGTTTCTTGAATTCAGATTCAGCTTTTTCTTTTGCTTCTTTTGATAATTTTAAACTTTTGATTTTTTTCTCAATATCGGCAAGTTCCGATTTATCTTCATCAAGCTCTTTTTGAATAGCTTTCATTTGTTCATGTAAATAATAATCACGCTGTGTTTTTTCAATTTGCTTTCTTACTCTTTGTTGCAATGCATGCTCAGTTTCTGAATTTACTATATTAGAAGTAAGAGTAGTAATAACAGTAGTGATACGCTTAACAGGGTTAGTTTCTTCTAATAACTGTTGTTTTGTTTCTAGTGAAGTAATCAAATGTGAAGATAATATATTGATAATATTTATGAAATTAGTTCTATTACTTATTTCTTTATTGATAGTCTCAATAATTTCTGCATTCACTTTCTTATCATTCATTGCATATTTACTAAATAGTTGTACTGCATTATCCACTAATGAACGCATATTATGAATGTCCAATATTTCTTCATCTGGAATAATTTCATAATTGGCTTCAAAAGCTTCTTCATCTTTAATATTGCTTAGCTTTACTCTTGCTACTGCTTCTATTAAGATTTTAGCCGTATTGTTAGGCAATTTCACTATTTGGATAATCTTGGCAAGTATAGCTGTGTTATAAAGTTCGTGTTTACTAGGGTTTTCTTGATCAAATTTTTTCTGTAAAGTTACTAAAATATATTTACTATTATTTTCTTCAGAAATGGTAGTACGAGAGAGTGCTTGAAGTGATTTTTTCCTACCAACAAAAATAGGAGCAATTACTCCCGGAAACACTACCATATCTCTCAGTGCCATTAACGGAAGGGATTTTTTATTCATCAATTAAAACCTTTTTAAAAATTTATATAGTTTATAGCAATTTTTAATTATATAATATAGTATCAACTGGATTTCAAGCTACCATTATTAATTATATTTATGAATTTATTACTACAACCTCCTCAAAATGTAGCAATAGCACATAATAGAATAAAACAATATATAAATTTAACTCCGATCATTCACTCTGAAAGCTTAAATGCGATGCTAGGTCATGAGATTTTTTTTAAGGTTGAATCATTACAAAAAACAGGAGCATTTAAAATTAGAGGCGTATTAAATAATTTGTTAAAATTAAAAGAGCAAGAAAAATTACCTGATAAAATAGTTTGTTATAGTAGCGGTAACCATGGCATTGGTCTTGCTTATTCAAGTAAATTATTTGGTATTAAAACAAGAATTTATTTACCGTTAAATACTTCAAAAGTAAAACAGCAAGCAGCTCTTTATTACGGAGGTGAAGTTATATACACGAATACTCGGCAAGAAGCAGAATCAAGAGCAAAGGCAGATGAAGAACAAGGATTCTACTATATGCACCCTTCTGATAGTGATTCTATAATAGCAGGAGCCGGTACGTTATGCTATGAAGCATTACAGCAATTAGGTTTTAGTCCTGATGCAATTTTTGCTTCTTGCGGCGGTGGAGGTTTAATTTCCGGCTCATATCTTGCTAAAGAATTAATATCACCTACAAGCTTATTAATAGGTTCAGAACCAGTTGCGGCTAATGATGCTTATTTATCGATTAAAAATAATAATATATATAGATTTAATGACTCACCAATTACCATTGCAGATGGTCTTAAAACTTTAAGTGTATCAGCTCGCACATTTGAATATTTGAAAAAACTTGATCATTTTTATTTAGCAGAAGAATATGAAATATATTACTGGACAGCGTGGCTTACTCATTTACTTAAAGTAATATGTGAGCCATCAAGTAGTATAAATATGGCTTCAGTAGTAAGTTGGTTAAAAACACAAACCAAAACACAGAAACTATTAGTATTAATCTCAGGCGGCAATATCGACCCTACTCTTTATAATGAGTTATGGAAAAATGATTATCTAACTGTTCCACCAAGCATTAGTAACTAAATACTGAATATAAAACCTTCATTGCTATGGAAGCTATAAAATAATCTATGGCACAATGTTAAGATATTTAACAAGATTACTATGTGATC
It includes:
- a CDS encoding serine/threonine dehydratase; translation: MNLLLQPPQNVAIAHNRIKQYINLTPIIHSESLNAMLGHEIFFKVESLQKTGAFKIRGVLNNLLKLKEQEKLPDKIVCYSSGNHGIGLAYSSKLFGIKTRIYLPLNTSKVKQQAALYYGGEVIYTNTRQEAESRAKADEEQGFYYMHPSDSDSIIAGAGTLCYEALQQLGFSPDAIFASCGGGGLISGSYLAKELISPTSLLIGSEPVAANDAYLSIKNNNIYRFNDSPITIADGLKTLSVSARTFEYLKKLDHFYLAEEYEIYYWTAWLTHLLKVICEPSSSINMASVVSWLKTQTKTQKLLVLISGGNIDPTLYNELWKNDYLTVPPSISN